A genomic window from Methanovulcanius yangii includes:
- the dndC gene encoding DNA phosphorothioation system sulfurtransferase DndC, with protein MREKKQSALEEMEEIYLQDDRPWIIGLSGGKDSTAITQLAYEMLRDLPKHKRFKKIWVISSDTLVDTPIADKRRKDICTMINEQAEIDDLPIQAVIIRPQLGDSFWVNLIGRGYPSPNRWFRWCTDRLKIRPMNKFVTEKIKESGEVIILLGIRTAESQNRDRTIQKYNIAGTKLSQHNDIKGGLIYAPITDWADGEVWDYLINTPSPWGDDKEFLMKCYSKDEDDVQFIIDAKQDASGASRMGCWVCTVVPKDRSIMAYIEDGETWLLPLKELRDWLFVIRDDKQYREKWRKDEKKHKVYADILGHEYEGLVRFGHKVYGPFTLDTRHEIFRRVIALQTQSGNLKEKFEEFGVSLISPEEVEAIIRLWIYEGDDIEEIHTLLTECGAGERYIEHLLKMEAGVHAETFQTICTSHEVPPDLIDKLLIIEDDLSGLSRRHGIYNRLEDVIETEILKEMKESTERIT; from the coding sequence ATGAGAGAGAAAAAACAATCAGCCCTTGAAGAGATGGAAGAAATCTATCTTCAGGATGATCGTCCCTGGATCATCGGGCTATCCGGAGGAAAGGACTCCACAGCTATCACCCAGCTTGCATATGAGATGCTAAGGGATCTTCCCAAACACAAAAGGTTCAAAAAAATCTGGGTCATCTCATCGGACACTCTTGTTGACACCCCTATTGCAGATAAACGTCGCAAGGATATCTGCACAATGATCAATGAACAGGCAGAAATTGACGATCTGCCAATTCAGGCAGTCATAATCCGCCCTCAACTCGGGGACTCATTCTGGGTCAACCTCATTGGTCGCGGCTACCCCTCACCAAACAGATGGTTCAGATGGTGTACGGATCGTCTCAAAATTCGCCCAATGAACAAATTCGTGACCGAGAAAATTAAGGAAAGCGGAGAAGTCATCATTCTTCTCGGTATCCGGACAGCTGAAAGTCAAAACAGGGACAGGACGATTCAGAAATACAATATTGCCGGAACAAAACTCTCTCAACATAATGACATCAAAGGTGGCCTCATCTATGCCCCCATCACCGACTGGGCAGACGGAGAAGTATGGGATTATCTTATCAATACCCCGTCTCCGTGGGGCGATGACAAGGAATTCCTGATGAAATGCTACAGTAAGGATGAGGATGATGTACAATTCATTATTGATGCTAAGCAGGATGCAAGCGGCGCCTCAAGAATGGGATGCTGGGTTTGTACGGTTGTCCCAAAGGACCGCTCAATCATGGCCTATATTGAGGATGGAGAAACATGGCTGTTGCCACTCAAGGAATTGAGGGACTGGCTGTTTGTCATCCGGGACGATAAACAATACCGGGAAAAATGGAGAAAGGACGAGAAAAAGCATAAAGTCTACGCCGATATCCTTGGCCACGAATATGAAGGACTCGTCCGATTTGGCCACAAAGTCTATGGTCCGTTCACCCTTGATACCCGCCATGAAATATTCCGTCGGGTCATTGCTCTCCAAACACAGTCCGGGAACCTGAAGGAGAAGTTTGAGGAATTTGGGGTAAGCCTCATCTCTCCCGAAGAAGTCGAGGCGATTATTCGTCTCTGGATATATGAGGGAGATGATATTGAAGAGATTCACACGCTTCTCACAGAATGCGGAGCAGGCGAACGCTATATCGAACATCTCCTAAAAATGGAGGCAGGGGTCCATGCTGAAACCTTCCAAACGATATGTACGTCCCATGAGGTCCCCCCCGACCTCATCGATAAACTACTCATCATCGAAGATGACCTCTCCGGTTTATCAAGAAGACATGGGATATACAACCGACTTGAAGATGTCATTGAGACAGAGATTCTCAAGGAAATGAAGGAATCCACGGAGAGGATAACATGA
- a CDS encoding DEAD/DEAH box helicase family protein: MALPDITLKHVYNSEKDNILEDFYINVLRESVSYKRITGYFSSSSFSVAGKGLIAFIKNGGNMQFILNVQLIPNDYKAIQEGLKSPENIISRILLDDLENNPDQMAKNHAAILGWLVANQILDVKIGYLESEQYGKEILHQKVGIVEDNAGNTLTFSGSNNESAMGWKYNSEKFKVFFSWEDNSELYECDINDFDELWNDRSPRTRVIPFPEAVKKEIIRLAPSSFEELEKLIEKTYPPDDDPKIRLRSYQLEAIDSWLSHDRRGIFEMATGTGKTITAISALKNVLEREKKLLTIISCPYLHLCRQWEDTLEEMEVHLPLYHASSINTKWNDQVMGAILNQKLGKENQFIVMTTHDTISSEKFISTMKEANVPILLIGDEIHGMGSSKRLAGLQDIYQYRLGLSATPERYLDEEGTEELMTYFGGIVYSFDLSRAITEINPETGKSYLAPYQYHPIFVELSTEDMDEYLLLSGKIAVLMNRKKRTTSEIAKLEKFLLKRQDIVNNSSTKYPAFRDLLTNLLKEGDISHTLVYCAPKQIETAQDIIREQGTIIQHKFTNTENARKKERQYHGMTEREYLLSNFDKGVYNVLVAIRCLDEGVDVPSTRNAILLSSSGNPKEYIQRRGRVLRRAPDKEMAVIYDISVLPNMFSGNYTEDAARGLVEKELKRVRIFATDAINCAEVCGEVHKIEEKYGLI, encoded by the coding sequence ATGGCCCTCCCAGATATCACTCTAAAACATGTGTACAATTCTGAAAAGGATAACATACTGGAGGACTTCTATATCAATGTCCTCAGGGAGTCCGTATCCTATAAACGAATAACGGGATATTTCTCCTCTTCTTCCTTCAGCGTTGCAGGAAAAGGCCTGATTGCATTTATCAAAAACGGCGGTAATATGCAATTCATCCTCAATGTCCAGCTTATACCAAATGACTATAAAGCAATACAAGAAGGGCTGAAATCACCGGAAAACATCATTAGTCGTATTTTGCTTGATGATCTCGAAAACAATCCGGACCAGATGGCAAAAAACCATGCTGCCATACTTGGTTGGCTCGTTGCAAATCAAATTCTTGATGTAAAGATTGGATACCTTGAATCCGAACAATACGGGAAGGAGATTCTCCACCAAAAAGTCGGAATTGTGGAGGATAATGCCGGCAATACCCTGACATTCAGTGGTTCCAACAACGAGAGCGCAATGGGCTGGAAATACAATTCAGAGAAATTCAAGGTATTTTTTAGCTGGGAAGACAACTCTGAACTGTATGAATGTGATATCAACGACTTTGATGAATTATGGAATGACCGCTCTCCGCGGACAAGGGTGATCCCGTTTCCAGAGGCAGTAAAAAAGGAGATCATCCGATTAGCGCCTTCCTCTTTTGAAGAACTTGAAAAACTCATCGAAAAAACCTATCCTCCAGATGATGACCCAAAAATCCGTCTTCGTTCCTATCAATTAGAGGCAATTGATTCATGGTTGTCCCATGACCGTCGAGGGATCTTTGAAATGGCAACAGGTACCGGAAAAACGATCACGGCCATCTCTGCCCTGAAAAACGTTCTTGAGAGGGAGAAGAAATTACTCACGATAATATCCTGCCCGTACCTCCATCTCTGTCGCCAATGGGAAGACACGTTGGAAGAAATGGAGGTCCATTTACCGCTTTACCATGCAAGCAGCATCAACACCAAGTGGAACGACCAGGTCATGGGAGCAATCCTCAATCAAAAACTGGGGAAAGAAAACCAGTTTATCGTCATGACTACTCATGACACAATATCGTCTGAAAAATTCATTTCCACCATGAAAGAGGCAAATGTGCCCATCCTCCTCATCGGAGATGAAATTCATGGAATGGGTTCATCAAAGAGATTGGCCGGCTTACAGGACATATACCAATATCGTCTCGGCCTCAGTGCAACACCCGAACGATACCTCGATGAGGAAGGGACGGAAGAGTTGATGACCTATTTTGGAGGGATTGTCTACTCCTTTGATCTCTCACGGGCAATTACCGAGATCAACCCGGAAACAGGGAAAAGCTACCTTGCACCATATCAGTATCATCCCATCTTTGTTGAACTGAGCACGGAAGACATGGATGAATATCTTCTGCTCAGTGGGAAAATTGCAGTTCTGATGAATAGAAAAAAGAGGACTACTTCCGAGATAGCAAAGCTGGAAAAATTCCTCTTAAAAAGGCAGGATATTGTCAACAATTCGTCCACCAAATATCCTGCATTCAGAGATCTTCTCACCAATCTCTTAAAAGAAGGCGATATTTCTCATACCCTTGTATATTGCGCACCAAAGCAAATCGAAACCGCACAGGACATTATTCGAGAGCAGGGTACCATCATCCAGCACAAATTTACCAACACTGAGAATGCGAGGAAAAAGGAGAGGCAGTATCATGGAATGACAGAACGTGAATATCTACTTTCAAATTTTGATAAGGGAGTCTATAATGTTCTTGTTGCTATCCGGTGCCTGGATGAAGGAGTGGATGTCCCCTCCACCCGGAATGCAATTCTTCTTTCGAGTTCGGGGAACCCGAAAGAGTACATACAACGCCGAGGGAGGGTACTCCGGAGGGCACCGGATAAGGAGATGGCTGTTATCTACGACATCTCCGTTTTGCCGAACATGTTCTCCGGAAACTACACGGAGGATGCAGCGAGGGGTTTAGTTGAAAAAGAATTGAAAAGAGTCAGAATTTTTGCCACTGACGCAATCAACTGCGCCGAGGTTTGTGGAGAGGTTCATAAAATCGAGGAAAAATACGGTCTGATATAG
- a CDS encoding type II toxin-antitoxin system antitoxin SocA domain-containing protein has protein sequence MMNKIKKIHAMLFAIERDPGIGKTKLMKYIFFIDLIHFNQRGVKLFESSYIRMPNGPVDGGALSLASESNRFFDVSYPRSGAGNQTYEQYHFDLKMEPDLSLFTVYERMLLVMVLQALKGRTATTISSLTHQLRLWKEFTDGDEIPTDSLELSEEEIRLLEQYGFHIDGFQRRFCRSMLDLSRGIHDAVSPLNEERITMVENFLDDLLRDYPHPSMDIFHDAYLAWDDTFRTALIYNPVSTLSLTEDCCDAICYVSYALAAKPGRTADITSYCEKVEERFNSIGEDIYRGLPVREPPEEMISSLLDDTMRLSRSMAQHPSTIARR, from the coding sequence ATGATGAATAAAATCAAAAAGATCCATGCAATGCTCTTTGCAATCGAGAGGGATCCTGGTATCGGCAAGACCAAACTCATGAAATATATCTTTTTTATCGACCTCATCCATTTCAACCAGCGAGGGGTGAAACTCTTCGAGAGTTCGTATATCCGGATGCCGAACGGACCGGTCGACGGGGGAGCCCTCTCCCTTGCGAGTGAATCGAATCGCTTCTTCGATGTCTCCTATCCACGCTCCGGAGCAGGAAACCAGACCTACGAGCAGTATCATTTCGACCTGAAGATGGAACCGGATCTCTCCCTCTTCACCGTTTATGAGCGCATGCTTCTGGTGATGGTCCTGCAAGCCCTGAAAGGGAGGACGGCGACCACTATCAGCAGCCTGACCCATCAGCTTCGCCTCTGGAAGGAGTTCACCGACGGGGACGAGATCCCGACCGACAGTCTCGAGCTGAGCGAGGAGGAGATTCGCCTTCTGGAACAATACGGCTTTCATATCGATGGGTTCCAGCGCAGGTTCTGCCGTTCGATGCTCGACTTGTCACGGGGGATCCATGACGCGGTCTCCCCCCTGAATGAGGAGAGGATCACCATGGTCGAAAACTTCCTGGATGACCTCCTGCGTGACTACCCGCACCCGTCGATGGATATCTTCCATGACGCATATCTCGCCTGGGACGACACCTTCCGCACCGCACTCATCTACAACCCCGTAAGCACGCTCTCTCTCACTGAAGATTGTTGTGATGCCATATGTTACGTCTCGTATGCTCTCGCTGCAAAACCGGGCCGCACTGCTGATATTACGTCCTACTGCGAGAAGGTCGAGGAGAGGTTCAACAGCATCGGCGAGGACATCTATCGTGGCCTTCCGGTTCGGGAACCACCTGAAGAAATGATTTCCTCTCTGCTGGATGATACGATGAGGCTCTCCCGGTCCATGGCACAGCATCCCTCCACGATCGCGAGGAGATAA
- a CDS encoding AAA family ATPase yields the protein MKSFIQSIELNNYRQYYGTQKIDFTYQQDKNVCLVHGRNGAGKSNFLNAITWCLYGIEAHKQNDKATPDSMPLINTRALEELRPGQTVAAEVTILLSADGRPWSITRSREIGKSALGFMEKSYTDKIRVIYEENGQNKVIDTPDAQVLINNILPEALRSFFFIDGEQLREFFKVSSPRKIAAAIDQVSQLDILYRVAASLDLSEKKLRKSARSNNPKVQELEKRLELIENNITKSQTGIIDFEQKKDDLEGEKILVDDYLQNYSHKNISRLAQERDLVKKDISALDNDIAVDVADRNAFLVDKAPFIYLKDTIEASYDIIQSKVERGVLPPPIRENLIGELLEKGECICGTQLNEETRQNLTEYAKSLQYSEYAEKGVEGKYALTTILNDIKKFPEMIDEKNAKIDKLMERREEKIRREIQIGEEIEGYNIDEIKLKEQRLKELNSSISHYGLKVLGLQEELKRLFEMKEKLKEEWESETRKEKEFEKIKIKLKFVQDAKKILSNTESIIKGKIRTQVETNTKKNFMTLIRKKNAFSDIDIDDSYQVRISHVNGYNAINDLSAGEYMILGLSFMSSLMTISGFQAPVIIDTPLGKIDDEHRDYITNELPKFLRGTQLMLLVTPTEYDQHVEHNLNAFLLPSNNYKIVEDGENTQSELISYGN from the coding sequence TTGAAATCCTTCATTCAATCCATCGAACTGAACAATTATCGCCAGTACTATGGAACTCAAAAAATCGATTTCACCTATCAGCAGGATAAAAATGTCTGCCTGGTTCATGGTCGCAATGGTGCAGGTAAGTCGAATTTTTTGAATGCAATTACCTGGTGTCTCTATGGCATAGAAGCTCACAAGCAAAATGACAAAGCCACACCCGACAGTATGCCATTAATCAATACTCGGGCACTTGAAGAATTAAGACCTGGACAGACTGTCGCAGCCGAAGTTACCATCCTCTTGTCAGCAGATGGAAGACCATGGAGTATCACACGCTCTCGTGAAATCGGAAAATCTGCCCTTGGTTTTATGGAAAAATCATATACCGATAAAATTCGGGTAATCTATGAGGAAAATGGACAGAATAAGGTGATTGATACACCCGATGCACAGGTATTAATCAATAATATTCTCCCAGAAGCGCTTCGGAGTTTCTTTTTTATTGATGGGGAGCAATTGAGAGAATTTTTTAAGGTGAGTTCTCCTCGAAAAATCGCAGCAGCGATAGACCAGGTATCTCAACTGGATATTCTGTACCGTGTTGCAGCAAGCCTGGATTTATCCGAAAAGAAACTGCGGAAAAGTGCAAGGAGTAACAATCCAAAAGTTCAGGAGTTAGAGAAGAGGCTTGAACTCATAGAAAATAATATTACAAAAAGTCAGACGGGGATTATTGACTTCGAACAAAAAAAGGACGATTTAGAGGGAGAAAAAATCCTTGTTGATGATTATCTTCAAAATTATAGCCATAAAAATATTTCACGTCTCGCACAGGAAAGAGACCTTGTAAAAAAAGATATATCTGCTTTGGATAATGACATCGCAGTAGATGTTGCCGATCGAAATGCGTTTCTCGTAGATAAAGCTCCATTCATTTATCTAAAAGATACAATCGAAGCAAGTTACGACATTATTCAATCCAAGGTTGAAAGGGGAGTACTCCCTCCACCCATCCGTGAAAATCTCATTGGTGAGTTACTTGAGAAGGGCGAGTGCATATGCGGGACTCAATTGAACGAAGAAACGCGACAAAATTTAACTGAATACGCAAAATCACTCCAATATTCTGAATATGCGGAAAAGGGAGTCGAAGGGAAATATGCCTTAACTACGATTCTTAACGATATTAAAAAATTCCCGGAAATGATTGATGAAAAAAATGCGAAAATTGATAAGTTGATGGAAAGACGGGAGGAAAAAATACGAAGAGAAATCCAGATAGGAGAAGAGATAGAAGGATATAATATTGATGAAATAAAATTAAAAGAACAAAGATTGAAGGAGTTAAACTCATCAATTTCGCATTATGGACTAAAGGTTCTCGGATTACAGGAAGAACTCAAACGACTTTTTGAAATGAAAGAAAAATTAAAGGAAGAATGGGAATCCGAAACCAGAAAAGAAAAGGAATTTGAGAAAATAAAAATCAAACTCAAATTTGTTCAGGATGCCAAAAAAATCCTATCCAACACGGAATCCATCATCAAGGGAAAAATCCGTACTCAGGTCGAAACGAATACGAAGAAGAATTTCATGACTCTGATTCGGAAGAAAAATGCTTTTTCAGATATTGATATCGACGATAGTTATCAGGTTCGAATCTCACATGTGAACGGCTATAATGCAATAAACGATCTATCCGCAGGAGAATACATGATCCTTGGTCTTTCATTCATGAGTTCGCTGATGACCATTTCCGGATTTCAGGCACCGGTAATTATTGACACCCCACTCGGCAAAATTGACGATGAGCACAGAGATTACATAACGAATGAACTTCCGAAATTCCTTCGTGGAACGCAACTTATGCTCCTCGTAACGCCCACTGAATACGACCAGCATGTTGAGCATAATCTTAACGCATTTCTCTTACCTTCAAACAATTACAAAATTGTTGAGGATGGAGAGAATACCCAATCGGAGTTGATATCCTATGGCAACTAA
- a CDS encoding DUF262 domain-containing protein: protein MAVTPKDKTINQLLVEDNFKFSVPKYQRNYVWKKEKWEALFEDLKNNQGHFLGTIVLLKKGNDSEVVKEKYEIIDGQQRLTSITILLLAIHKKMQELYVTYKDETDEEDELGNYFAAKKQIKKALIIEYGKNYDTKIDLSLIKNNYSEYRYLLFNSMVKDYSQEEPKNMQRRQIYKCFDYYYSRINDNKMQDLINLTDNIFSSISVAIIPDNDSNAYLIFETLNNRGQALSVVDIIKNKLFSKLDENNGDIDKIEEEWRQHIETLGTNTDKENYFRHFYYANKHTYETKIFKDSKKPKIATKSNIIGIYEDIINFNVEKLWNGLKEQADIYSTLINPQISVEQFPENIDICTKKLHDLSHISAIPSYSLLLFLKIKEINDDELIEVIDFLKIYFIRRHICDKPKVRDLDSIFTDVIEKCLNATLISKNIKEEIQKASENKLASEDEFKTAIEGDIYLTNPKATKYLLIQIEENQNENLRELKPFWDKNDKGKPYWTVEHILPQGGTELDQCWISDLDAKENKEAVEIRNNITHKFGNLTLTAYNSNLGRKCFAGEKGKKTKLTSALSINKEILSKEKWGQDEINERTQSIVATLLEINKI, encoded by the coding sequence ATGGCTGTCACTCCAAAAGATAAAACAATCAACCAGCTATTGGTGGAGGATAATTTCAAATTTTCAGTCCCAAAATATCAAAGGAACTATGTTTGGAAAAAAGAAAAATGGGAAGCCCTTTTTGAGGACTTAAAAAATAATCAGGGACATTTTTTAGGGACAATTGTCCTTCTGAAAAAAGGGAATGATTCAGAAGTTGTAAAGGAAAAATATGAAATTATCGATGGTCAACAGCGATTAACATCAATAACCATTCTATTACTAGCAATTCATAAAAAAATGCAAGAATTATATGTTACATATAAAGATGAAACTGATGAAGAAGATGAACTTGGAAATTATTTTGCTGCAAAAAAACAGATAAAAAAAGCCTTAATTATCGAATATGGCAAGAATTATGATACAAAAATCGATCTATCATTAATAAAAAATAATTATTCCGAATATCGATACTTGCTATTCAATTCCATGGTTAAGGATTATTCCCAAGAAGAACCCAAAAATATGCAGAGAAGACAGATATACAAATGTTTTGATTATTATTATTCTAGAATAAATGATAATAAAATGCAAGACTTGATCAATCTTACAGATAATATTTTTTCTTCAATCTCGGTCGCAATTATTCCAGATAATGATTCAAATGCATATCTAATATTTGAAACATTAAATAACCGAGGTCAAGCATTATCAGTGGTTGACATAATAAAAAATAAGTTATTCTCTAAATTGGACGAAAATAACGGGGATATCGATAAAATTGAAGAAGAATGGAGACAACATATTGAAACCCTTGGAACGAATACAGATAAAGAAAATTATTTCAGACATTTCTATTATGCTAACAAACATACTTATGAAACCAAAATATTCAAAGATAGCAAAAAACCAAAAATAGCCACAAAATCAAATATTATTGGGATTTATGAAGATATTATTAATTTTAATGTGGAAAAATTATGGAATGGTTTAAAAGAACAAGCTGATATTTATTCAACTTTAATTAACCCACAAATTTCTGTTGAACAATTCCCTGAAAATATTGATATATGTACCAAAAAATTACATGATTTGTCACATATTAGTGCAATACCTTCTTATTCACTCTTATTATTCCTTAAAATTAAGGAAATAAATGATGATGAATTAATAGAAGTAATTGATTTCTTAAAAATCTATTTTATACGTAGGCATATTTGCGATAAACCAAAGGTTAGAGATTTGGATAGCATCTTTACGGATGTTATTGAGAAGTGCTTAAATGCAACACTCATATCCAAAAATATCAAAGAAGAGATTCAAAAGGCTTCAGAAAATAAACTCGCTTCAGAAGACGAATTTAAAACTGCAATAGAAGGAGATATTTACTTAACCAATCCTAAAGCTACAAAATATTTACTTATACAAATAGAAGAAAATCAAAATGAAAATTTAAGAGAATTGAAACCTTTTTGGGATAAAAACGATAAAGGAAAGCCATACTGGACAGTTGAGCATATACTACCACAAGGCGGGACAGAATTGGACCAATGTTGGATTTCTGATTTAGATGCCAAAGAAAATAAAGAGGCGGTAGAAATTCGTAATAACATTACGCACAAATTTGGAAATTTGACATTGACAGCTTACAATTCGAATTTAGGACGAAAATGTTTTGCTGGAGAAAAAGGGAAAAAGACAAAATTAACATCTGCTCTTTCGATCAATAAAGAAATTCTATCAAAAGAAAAGTGGGGCCAAGATGAAATAAATGAAAGAACACAAAGTATTGTAGCCACCCTTTTAGAAATTAATAAAATATAA
- a CDS encoding YkvA family protein — MVLHDIAQDMDVDMVQLVFLFPSLTFPEDEIGETALVNWISSAYTSSYNKKIDKNEIHGCLTKLSHDGFFVKKVYGRGALLKPTRNYFLVKQGKTPIPKKSNTTNIPIDTQINSEKEVNKKEIFSKINPSISDTLSYEEYLINRIQGYSGPDKKLVSFFPAFYNLACKILNDPYTDWHTKILISSALGYYILEEDVMPDNEEFGYLDDLFILLYVLREIKKHVSPNLLEDNWEYEGNVLQLIEEVYEDTYYIIQEHACDILHKVGLWKFRDLQLEEYSGTYQQKVAKLASEKRELYGLLAYMIKKVYGANLKSCKVGEIKTFLKKYGDYDEIERLIKLSMNDHEIAGRGQSTISHFEEELEEELLRARIDALLNDAE; from the coding sequence ATGGTCCTTCATGATATAGCCCAGGATATGGATGTCGATATGGTACAGCTGGTGTTCCTCTTCCCTTCCCTTACCTTTCCGGAAGATGAAATCGGGGAAACAGCTCTCGTAAACTGGATCTCATCGGCATATACCAGCTCTTACAACAAAAAAATCGATAAAAATGAAATCCATGGATGCCTCACCAAATTATCACATGATGGATTTTTTGTTAAAAAAGTCTATGGAAGAGGGGCATTACTCAAACCGACGCGTAACTATTTCCTTGTAAAACAAGGAAAAACTCCGATACCAAAGAAATCGAACACTACGAATATTCCCATCGATACCCAAATTAACTCTGAAAAAGAAGTCAATAAAAAAGAGATATTTTCAAAAATTAACCCATCGATATCCGACACACTTTCGTATGAAGAATACCTCATCAACAGAATTCAGGGTTATTCCGGACCGGATAAGAAATTGGTCTCATTTTTCCCGGCATTCTACAATTTAGCATGCAAAATTCTCAATGATCCCTATACCGACTGGCATACAAAAATTCTCATTAGTTCAGCGTTGGGCTATTACATCCTGGAAGAGGATGTCATGCCGGATAACGAGGAATTTGGCTATCTGGACGATCTCTTCATTCTGCTGTATGTCCTTCGGGAGATAAAAAAGCACGTCTCTCCAAACCTGCTCGAGGATAATTGGGAATACGAAGGAAATGTATTGCAGCTCATTGAGGAGGTTTATGAGGACACCTATTATATCATCCAGGAACACGCGTGCGACATTCTTCACAAGGTTGGGCTCTGGAAATTCAGGGATCTTCAATTAGAGGAATATTCTGGTACATATCAGCAAAAAGTTGCAAAACTGGCATCAGAGAAAAGGGAACTCTATGGCCTGCTTGCATACATGATCAAAAAGGTGTACGGGGCGAATCTAAAAAGTTGCAAAGTCGGCGAAATAAAGACATTCTTGAAAAAATACGGCGACTATGATGAAATTGAGAGATTGATCAAATTATCAATGAATGATCATGAGATAGCTGGCAGAGGACAGAGTACCATTAGCCATTTCGAAGAGGAACTTGAAGAAGAACTCCTTCGTGCAAGAATCGATGCCCTCCTCAATGACGCAGAGTGA
- a CDS encoding PQQ-binding-like beta-propeller repeat protein, with translation MTGTHPLLRSALIGLGAGGVIVGLMYLVSVGWMGPTSYNDGLWKMRILHLYGSSLLVLFFAGCCTPFVLPAGKRKAILLHAALAGLIAAAVVRFLPPYGNPPSSLSSFLATWPQLAIILGTGLLASAAGGLFASFIRRDGAQGVAPLLPVAVVVIAAIILPPLLGDAVVSTGIIPPSADTGGFSVVAYGPTAPTDLRVLKLSPEGDPAWERTVDIGTYDGADVLTEYAGGYALTTTEYGQNHTTVHPVLIDREGTVLRQNAITAEFPLVSAFIAAPDGGFLIATGASEIIRINSTGVTVRTTSLTTESPGMAPVSLLARDDGTVVVAWANRVACMTDDGSVLWDVTPASLGSGPSRVLLSPAGDGGVLLCTEGRQIQAGEGYAVHPVAVRLGADGTVLWEKRFGSGGADTLLGTWQNGSGHAILYRTTTYPTGSGGRVVPAYTGHLLGLDENGTETGLREVPDTGGAVIPSPGGGYLQVDVGETALSATCYDAGGVLWTNHYDVRANPMSVRGTGTADGGYLIAVSSPS, from the coding sequence ATGACCGGCACCCACCCGCTTCTCCGGAGTGCCCTCATCGGCCTTGGTGCCGGAGGCGTCATCGTCGGGCTCATGTACCTCGTCTCGGTAGGATGGATGGGCCCGACGTCCTACAACGACGGGCTCTGGAAGATGCGCATCCTGCACCTGTACGGATCCTCTCTGCTGGTGTTATTCTTCGCCGGGTGCTGCACCCCCTTCGTGCTTCCTGCCGGAAAACGTAAGGCGATCCTTTTGCATGCCGCCCTCGCGGGTCTCATCGCCGCGGCCGTGGTCCGCTTCCTGCCGCCATATGGGAATCCTCCCTCCTCCCTCTCCTCCTTTCTTGCGACCTGGCCACAGCTGGCCATCATCCTTGGCACCGGCCTGCTGGCGTCCGCCGCCGGGGGGCTCTTTGCCTCGTTCATCCGGAGAGACGGGGCACAGGGGGTTGCACCCCTTCTCCCGGTGGCTGTGGTCGTCATCGCGGCCATCATCCTTCCGCCCCTCCTCGGGGACGCCGTGGTATCCACCGGCATCATTCCCCCCTCCGCCGATACCGGGGGCTTCTCGGTGGTCGCCTACGGGCCCACGGCACCGACCGATCTCCGGGTGCTGAAACTCTCCCCCGAGGGCGATCCTGCATGGGAGAGAACGGTGGACATCGGCACCTATGACGGGGCGGACGTGCTCACCGAATACGCCGGCGGCTACGCACTCACGACAACGGAGTACGGGCAGAACCACACCACCGTGCATCCGGTCCTGATCGACCGGGAGGGAACCGTCTTGAGGCAGAATGCGATCACCGCCGAATTTCCCCTCGTATCGGCCTTCATCGCCGCACCGGACGGCGGGTTCCTCATTGCAACAGGGGCATCGGAAATTATCCGCATCAACAGCACGGGAGTGACCGTCCGGACAACCTCCCTCACGACCGAGAGTCCGGGCATGGCCCCCGTCTCGTTGTTGGCACGGGATGACGGGACCGTCGTCGTCGCCTGGGCAAACCGGGTCGCCTGCATGACGGACGACGGAAGCGTCCTCTGGGACGTTACGCCCGCGAGCCTGGGGAGCGGACCGTCCCGCGTTCTTCTTTCCCCCGCGGGGGACGGCGGCGTCCTCCTCTGCACGGAGGGGCGGCAGATACAGGCAGGCGAGGGGTATGCGGTGCATCCGGTCGCGGTCCGCCTCGGTGCAGACGGCACGGTCCTGTGGGAGAAGAGGTTCGGGAGCGGAGGCGCAGACACCCTCCTCGGCACCTGGCAGAACGGGTCGGGGCATGCCATTCTGTACCGGACGACCACATATCCTACCGGCTCCGGCGGCAGGGTCGTCCCGGCGTACACCGGACACCTCCTCGGCCTGGATGAGAACGGCACCGAAACCGGGCTGCGGGAGGTGCCGGATACCGGCGGAGCGGTGATCCCGTCTCCCGGCGGAGGGTATCTCCAGGTGGATGTCGGGGAGACCGCGCTTTCTGCCACCTGCTATGATGCCGGCGGGGTGCTCTGGACAAACCACTACGATGTACGGGCCAACCCCATGTCGGTCCGGGGCACGGGGACCGCCGACGGCGGCTATCTCATCGCCGTCTCGTCTCCGTCATGA